A DNA window from Novipirellula caenicola contains the following coding sequences:
- a CDS encoding type II secretion system F family protein, which produces MPIYVPSPESTIRKHVDHMLLHRDELIAVLAAVADEMPRGKSRRELVHLVDRLRAGASANELLSDPAAAVWLTHASASSGKSSRAAVMMNAVAYANAESDSRSQFRFAMLYPTIVVSLALIVLIVLAFTVVPSFAKMYDEFGLQLPAPTLLLIWISESITSDPLTALAVIVAAFAAVFGVYQLCLRFSLGLRLFGRFAAGNTGSVAAMAKFVNQLAEMLEMGASVPESLWFAGQTCGNRHLRNLAVHLANHANQGSTPLHKSSVSHQLPANVIDVLSFAQDGKPNTVVLREISTMYRQRARTRVDWMSGIASPVATVLVAAVVVFVVFSLFTPLVSLVSGLS; this is translated from the coding sequence ATGCCAATTTACGTCCCATCTCCCGAGTCAACGATACGCAAGCATGTGGATCACATGCTGTTGCATCGCGATGAACTGATTGCGGTACTGGCAGCCGTCGCCGACGAGATGCCACGTGGCAAGAGCCGCCGAGAGTTGGTCCATTTGGTTGATCGGCTGCGAGCAGGAGCTTCGGCAAACGAATTGCTGAGTGATCCCGCGGCCGCGGTGTGGTTGACCCACGCCAGTGCGTCCAGCGGAAAATCGTCTCGTGCCGCCGTCATGATGAATGCCGTCGCGTATGCCAACGCCGAATCCGATTCGCGGTCCCAGTTCCGCTTTGCGATGTTGTATCCAACGATTGTTGTGTCGCTCGCGTTGATCGTGTTAATAGTGTTGGCTTTCACCGTGGTTCCGTCCTTTGCGAAAATGTATGACGAGTTCGGATTACAGCTCCCCGCTCCCACGCTTTTGTTGATTTGGATTAGTGAATCGATCACGAGTGATCCCTTGACCGCATTGGCGGTTATTGTGGCAGCCTTCGCCGCCGTGTTTGGCGTCTACCAGCTGTGCCTTCGCTTTTCCTTGGGGCTGCGTTTGTTTGGGCGTTTTGCAGCGGGAAACACCGGCAGCGTGGCGGCAATGGCCAAGTTTGTGAACCAATTGGCCGAGATGCTCGAGATGGGCGCGTCGGTCCCCGAGTCGTTGTGGTTCGCCGGACAGACATGTGGCAACCGGCATTTACGCAATCTTGCCGTCCATCTCGCGAATCATGCGAATCAAGGCTCGACGCCGCTGCACAAATCCTCGGTGTCACATCAATTGCCTGCGAATGTGATCGATGTGCTGTCGTTCGCGCAGGACGGAAAACCCAACACCGTCGTGCTTCGTGAAATATCGACGATGTATCGCCAACGGGCACGGACGCGAGTCGATTGGATGAGCGGCATTGCGTCACCGGTTGCAACGGTTCTGGTTGCCGCGGTGGTGGTGTTCGTCGTGTTTTCGCTGTTCACACCCCTCGTTAGTCTCGTATCGGGGTTGTCCTAA
- a CDS encoding type II secretion system F family protein, with product MIDSILNAWYTWSRRWKLTPWWPSDTRSMCQQSLIRMLAVAMSQRLEMWRVVGNLAQEHRGSYRRRLLRLAKRLGEGSSLIEALEQTPSVLTQDAVLAIRVATQNGTLPQTLARMAQHHDESLNRRQSHLRQIVIYGAIIAIVMTPILLLVLISLVPMLLEMVGEVGDADGEFVLPWTFHLLKNVSAFVSNAGMWLGLAFIAAVVIVFSPLSSMLRRFASRMFPSANATGRNAELLRVLADSIDAGRPMPSAVSTLARYHFDPRIRQRLLLVRNEVEQGADLWSSMAEARLITAAEANAITRLNSKPAISWMLRRLGQWKHEQFDRRCERWLSLVHPVLIILVASIVVLVCVGFFEFLIQLTYFVSKPQFEL from the coding sequence ATGATCGACTCAATCTTGAATGCTTGGTACACCTGGAGCCGGCGGTGGAAGTTAACGCCGTGGTGGCCCAGTGACACTCGCAGCATGTGCCAGCAATCGCTGATTCGAATGTTGGCGGTGGCAATGTCCCAGCGTCTGGAGATGTGGCGAGTCGTTGGGAATCTGGCTCAAGAGCATCGTGGTTCTTATCGTCGACGTCTGCTTCGGCTGGCAAAACGGCTTGGCGAAGGCAGTTCGCTGATCGAGGCGCTCGAGCAGACGCCGAGCGTGCTGACCCAGGACGCAGTGTTGGCGATCCGTGTGGCGACCCAAAACGGCACGTTGCCGCAAACACTCGCGCGGATGGCACAACACCACGACGAATCTCTCAACCGCCGCCAATCGCATCTGCGGCAAATTGTGATTTACGGAGCCATCATCGCGATCGTGATGACGCCGATCTTGTTGTTGGTGCTGATCAGTTTGGTTCCAATGCTTTTGGAAATGGTCGGTGAAGTCGGGGATGCGGATGGTGAATTTGTGCTTCCATGGACGTTTCATCTGCTGAAAAACGTCAGTGCGTTTGTTTCCAATGCCGGGATGTGGTTGGGGCTCGCTTTTATTGCTGCGGTGGTAATTGTCTTTAGTCCACTTTCTAGCATGCTTCGCCGATTCGCCAGTCGAATGTTCCCATCGGCAAACGCGACCGGACGCAATGCGGAACTATTGCGTGTGTTGGCCGACAGCATTGATGCCGGGCGTCCCATGCCCAGTGCGGTGTCAACGCTCGCCCGCTATCACTTTGATCCACGCATTCGTCAACGTTTGTTACTGGTTCGCAACGAAGTCGAACAAGGTGCCGATTTATGGAGCAGCATGGCCGAAGCGCGGCTAATCACCGCGGCCGAGGCGAATGCGATCACACGGCTGAATTCAAAGCCGGCAATCAGTTGGATGCTGCGGCGTCTGGGACAGTGGAAACACGAGCAATTTGATCGTCGTTGTGAGCGGTGGCTGAGCCTTGTGCATCCTGTTTTGATCATCCTGGTCGCGTCCATCGTCGTATTAGTGTGCGTGGGGTTCTTTGAGTTCCTGATTCAGCTGACCTATTTTGTTTCGAAGCCTCAATTTGAATTATGA
- a CDS encoding prepilin-type N-terminal cleavage/methylation domain-containing protein — translation MKRHQQGHTLIELVVSMAAGSTLMALAIGLVHQTMTMSNISSERASHDRDSQRLVEQFRWDVHHSEEVQNTADSFVVVRNDGHTVDYQSQGNEVIRIEQRDRDEVRRESYTLAESYVATFSKKQDQQQATLEIRFVPDQRGYSDRVDRQITATAGRYRPLVDLGNRDDAMTRAQESP, via the coding sequence ATGAAGCGACATCAGCAAGGACACACCTTAATTGAATTGGTCGTTTCGATGGCCGCCGGCAGTACGCTGATGGCGTTAGCGATCGGATTGGTTCATCAGACGATGACGATGTCCAACATCTCAAGCGAACGTGCCAGTCATGATCGTGATTCGCAGCGTCTCGTCGAACAATTTCGCTGGGATGTGCATCACAGCGAAGAGGTCCAAAATACAGCGGATTCGTTTGTCGTGGTGCGAAATGACGGACACACGGTGGACTATCAGAGCCAGGGAAATGAGGTGATTCGCATTGAACAACGCGATCGCGACGAGGTGCGACGGGAAAGTTACACGCTAGCCGAATCGTATGTCGCAACGTTTTCTAAGAAGCAAGATCAGCAGCAAGCAACGCTTGAAATCCGCTTCGTTCCTGATCAGCGTGGTTACTCGGACCGTGTGGATCGCCAAATCACTGCGACCGCCGGTCGCTACCGTCCGTTAGTGGACCTTGGCAATCGCGACGATGCTATGACACGTGCCCAGGAGTCGCCATGA
- a CDS encoding DUF1559 domain-containing protein yields MHIRTTNRLDSTFSSAAIPDVCSQRRFATNRSTSGFTLVELLVVIAIIGVLVGLLLPAVQAAREAARRSSCLNNMMQIGLSVHHHDFSHERLPAGVISETGPVRNEPIGKHISWMVQILPFIEQQSMFEHFDLEAGVYATVNSPVRVRNIATYMCPSFPSAKSDFSIPLDDSMEPGYAAISNYAGCHHSVEAPIDSNNNGMLFLNSHLRYSDIRDGSSQTIMIGEMIPYRNSLGWCSGTRATLRNTGSKIEGPNRFFDLSLQSDRELGSLKVGGFGSAHQGGGNFGFADGSTRFLSQTIDPALFTQLGDRADGELLVQDNW; encoded by the coding sequence ATGCATATACGAACAACCAATCGGCTCGACTCGACATTTTCCTCTGCTGCAATTCCCGACGTTTGCTCGCAGCGGAGGTTCGCCACCAACCGCTCAACCAGCGGATTCACCCTCGTGGAATTGTTGGTTGTGATCGCGATCATCGGAGTCTTGGTTGGGTTGCTGTTGCCCGCCGTTCAGGCGGCCCGCGAGGCGGCTCGCCGATCTTCGTGTCTGAACAACATGATGCAGATCGGACTCTCGGTGCATCATCACGATTTCAGTCACGAGCGGTTGCCGGCCGGAGTGATCAGCGAAACCGGCCCCGTGCGGAACGAGCCGATTGGCAAGCACATTAGTTGGATGGTGCAGATATTGCCGTTCATCGAACAGCAGAGCATGTTCGAGCACTTTGACCTGGAAGCCGGTGTCTATGCCACGGTCAATAGCCCGGTACGGGTGAGAAACATTGCCACGTATATGTGCCCATCGTTTCCATCGGCGAAGTCCGACTTCTCGATTCCGCTAGACGACAGCATGGAACCGGGATATGCGGCGATATCCAACTATGCAGGATGCCATCATTCGGTCGAGGCTCCGATCGACTCGAACAACAATGGGATGCTGTTTCTAAACAGCCATTTGAGATACAGCGATATTCGTGACGGCAGCTCGCAAACCATCATGATCGGCGAAATGATTCCTTACCGCAATTCACTTGGATGGTGTTCCGGCACCCGAGCGACGCTTCGTAATACGGGCTCGAAGATCGAAGGTCCTAATCGCTTTTTTGATCTCAGCCTTCAAAGCGATCGTGAACTGGGGTCGCTCAAAGTCGGCGGTTTTGGGAGCGCGCACCAAGGCGGCGGAAACTTTGGTTTCGCAGACGGTTCGACACGATTTTTGAGCCAAACGATTGACCCCGCATTGTTCACACAACTCGGCGATCGTGCCGACGGTGAATTGTTGGTTCAGGATAACTGGTAG
- a CDS encoding HD-GYP domain-containing protein codes for MPTSPPSAAQTPQSQTALPLAAASTSAARPVEVLDGKIMIVDHEPVNVLVAKKHLQAAGYSNFETTVDTANALQSIIAAGPDVLLLDVNMPNANGIEILRELRNRPGFRHLPVLILTANDDASVKLSCLELGATDFLIKPVDPMELAPRVRNALQNKCFQDQLQHHTEDLEETIQQRTADLERSRREVIYCLARAAELRDNDTGNHVIRVGRFAGLIAGQLGLPDWYVEDIELAAQLHDVGKIAVPDAILLKPGRLMPSEFAVIQTHVKLGHQIIKPHTINDGSSRRRSSYEECPIERDSGSLMRLAASITQTHHEKFDGSGYPLGLAGEDIPLEGRITAVADVYDALASERPYKKPMPREKCFSILEESRGSHFDPRVLDAFFAAVPEILKVQAEYRDHYNHDAAPDAGSA; via the coding sequence ATGCCCACGTCTCCACCTTCTGCCGCCCAAACGCCTCAATCCCAAACGGCTCTGCCGCTTGCGGCTGCGTCGACGTCCGCTGCGCGGCCGGTCGAGGTGTTGGATGGCAAAATCATGATCGTCGATCATGAGCCGGTGAACGTCTTGGTAGCCAAGAAACACCTGCAAGCGGCCGGATATAGCAATTTTGAAACGACCGTCGATACCGCCAACGCGTTACAATCGATCATTGCCGCCGGCCCCGACGTCTTGTTGCTCGATGTGAACATGCCCAATGCGAACGGCATCGAGATCCTGCGTGAACTGAGGAATCGTCCGGGATTCCGCCATCTTCCCGTGCTGATTCTGACCGCCAATGACGACGCGTCGGTCAAACTGTCTTGTTTGGAACTTGGGGCCACGGACTTTTTGATCAAACCCGTCGATCCGATGGAATTGGCACCTCGTGTTCGCAATGCGCTACAGAACAAGTGCTTCCAAGACCAACTGCAACACCACACCGAAGACCTCGAAGAAACAATCCAGCAGCGTACTGCGGACTTGGAACGTTCACGCCGCGAGGTGATCTATTGTTTGGCTCGCGCTGCCGAGCTGCGGGACAATGACACCGGAAATCACGTGATTCGTGTTGGTCGGTTTGCAGGATTGATTGCAGGCCAATTGGGACTGCCCGATTGGTATGTCGAAGACATTGAACTTGCTGCCCAGCTTCACGATGTGGGTAAAATCGCAGTTCCCGATGCGATTCTGCTGAAACCCGGTCGATTGATGCCAAGCGAATTTGCCGTGATTCAAACGCACGTCAAATTGGGTCACCAAATCATCAAACCACATACGATCAACGATGGCAGTTCACGGCGTCGATCGTCTTATGAAGAATGCCCCATCGAGCGTGATAGTGGATCGTTGATGCGATTGGCTGCCAGCATCACTCAAACCCATCACGAGAAATTCGACGGCTCGGGTTACCCGCTCGGTTTGGCTGGCGAAGACATTCCACTTGAAGGCCGCATCACCGCGGTCGCAGACGTTTACGATGCATTGGCATCCGAACGTCCCTACAAGAAACCGATGCCGCGTGAGAAATGTTTCTCGATCCTCGAAGAGAGCCGCGGCAGCCACTTTGACCCCCGAGTGCTGGACGCCTTTTTCGCTGCGGTTCCCGAGATTTTGAAGGTCCAAGCTGAGTACCGAGACCATTACAACCACGATGCCGCCCCCGACGCCGGGTCCGCTTAA
- a CDS encoding LamG-like jellyroll fold domain-containing protein — protein sequence MIDMTLGRSRCSILVTGCLVLALGSALSANAQQNQAHHWDFSPASLNGTTLSALQGEIRLTLPHSDSIDKDAPFGWIKKASSFIEIDTPNQSAILPKSAFSISAWVRTDKFSDWTGIISAIEDNGGEEYGWMLGLQGSSFTFALASTQSDDGNGLLTYCKAPLSSLAGRWSLVSATYDGDTMRLFVDGKLVNQSSKQKGDVLYPKQGVRLVIGAYVDQDETHPLNGRIGECWITPVVWSPDAVQKLYTVGRERYPDTPLIQHDPLDGFAVRRFETESEDDSESARLPNAQLIAPAGDTLMYPARPVDAAISSDNAVIAVKDNVAVVFLDAKTWTVIDRLPFPDGGASMHGIVFAADGKTLWATNAQQSLFEATKKANRWMWTRVIALPGSDGGHSHPCGIAHDADRDRLYVCLSRNNTVAEIDLNTGQLLREIPVGVAPYDVVLLPQQQSLIVSNWGGRHPRDDEKSAPSSGTDVLVDDRGVAKSGTVGRVDLASAVQVREVHTGLHPADLELAADGETIYVANANSDTVSMIRTSDMSILQSIVVRPDPNLPYGSATNALALSDDGRTLYAANGGNNAIGVLKRNDTDTAWSLTGFIPTAWYPAAVVFADESIFVANTKGIGSRNNADPNKFSVKQFLGVVSKVAVPTDTELAQYTEDARRLIQVPRMLRQQIQSERTKVVAPVAVPKQVGHPSLIKHVVYVIKENRTYDQVLGDLPQGDGEPKLCDYPRAITPNHHRLAEQFVLLDNFYCNGVNSSDGHSWATEGNVTDHLEKSFGGFTRSYSFGDDPLNYSSTGFVWDNVLLHGLSFRNYGEMDYAGTIPEDASFSQIYEDFKSGTHKIGFTKSIGIETLARYSCPSYPGWNMRIPDVLRAKAFIDELQIAQRKGEWYDFMIVYLPQDHTSGMSSGMPHPQAHMADNDLALGQVVEAISKSPFWKETAVFVVEDDPQAGYDHIDGHRSVCLVASPYTRRGAVVSNFYNQTSVLHTMQRILGLPPMNQMDATAPIMFDCFRDTPDFTAYESVVPETPLNKIMSGPEAYPENMKKWFVATANEDFEGFNRADEDTLNRILWHAARGDDVPYPAEWAGAHGRGLKQRGLMISEDDDDD from the coding sequence ATGATCGATATGACACTTGGCCGAAGCCGCTGTTCCATCCTTGTCACCGGATGTCTTGTTCTCGCGTTAGGTTCCGCGTTATCCGCTAACGCACAGCAGAATCAAGCTCATCACTGGGATTTTTCACCCGCGTCACTCAATGGGACGACGCTTTCTGCCCTTCAAGGCGAAATCCGTTTAACGCTGCCCCATTCGGATTCGATCGACAAGGACGCTCCGTTTGGTTGGATCAAGAAGGCATCGAGTTTCATTGAAATTGACACGCCCAATCAATCCGCAATCCTTCCGAAATCGGCGTTCAGCATTTCCGCATGGGTTCGGACGGACAAGTTTTCCGATTGGACCGGAATCATCAGTGCCATCGAAGACAATGGCGGTGAAGAATACGGGTGGATGCTGGGGTTGCAGGGCAGTTCGTTCACCTTTGCGTTGGCAAGCACGCAATCGGATGATGGAAACGGACTGCTGACGTATTGCAAAGCACCGCTGTCTAGTCTGGCGGGTCGCTGGTCATTGGTGAGTGCCACCTATGACGGTGACACGATGCGATTGTTCGTCGACGGCAAATTGGTGAATCAATCGTCGAAACAAAAAGGCGACGTGCTGTATCCGAAGCAAGGCGTACGGTTGGTCATCGGCGCCTATGTCGACCAAGACGAGACGCATCCGTTAAACGGACGCATTGGCGAATGCTGGATTACTCCCGTGGTATGGTCGCCCGACGCGGTGCAAAAGCTTTACACCGTCGGACGGGAACGATATCCCGATACACCACTTATCCAGCACGATCCACTTGATGGGTTTGCCGTTCGCCGCTTCGAAACGGAATCCGAAGACGATTCGGAATCCGCTCGGTTGCCCAATGCCCAGCTGATCGCGCCGGCCGGTGACACTTTGATGTATCCGGCTCGACCGGTGGACGCTGCAATCTCGAGTGACAATGCGGTGATCGCGGTCAAAGACAATGTTGCCGTCGTGTTTCTTGATGCCAAGACTTGGACGGTCATCGATCGTCTGCCCTTTCCTGATGGCGGTGCGTCGATGCATGGGATCGTTTTTGCCGCGGATGGCAAAACGCTGTGGGCCACCAACGCGCAGCAGTCGTTGTTCGAAGCCACCAAGAAAGCCAATCGATGGATGTGGACACGAGTGATCGCACTTCCCGGTTCCGATGGCGGGCATTCGCATCCCTGCGGCATCGCCCACGACGCAGATCGTGATCGTTTGTACGTTTGTTTATCACGCAACAACACGGTTGCCGAGATCGATTTGAACACGGGGCAGCTATTGCGAGAAATTCCTGTCGGTGTCGCTCCTTATGATGTCGTGCTGTTACCTCAGCAGCAATCATTGATCGTCAGCAATTGGGGAGGCCGTCATCCACGCGATGATGAAAAATCAGCACCGTCGAGTGGCACTGATGTGTTAGTCGACGATCGTGGCGTCGCCAAGAGCGGTACGGTCGGACGTGTCGATTTGGCATCGGCGGTGCAAGTTCGCGAGGTCCACACAGGGCTGCATCCCGCCGACCTCGAACTCGCTGCGGATGGCGAAACAATTTATGTCGCCAACGCGAACTCGGACACCGTTTCCATGATTCGCACTTCGGACATGTCGATACTGCAATCGATTGTGGTCCGTCCTGACCCAAATTTGCCGTACGGTTCCGCGACGAATGCCTTGGCGCTCTCCGATGACGGGCGGACGTTGTACGCAGCCAATGGCGGAAACAATGCGATCGGCGTGCTCAAACGCAACGATACCGACACCGCCTGGAGTTTGACCGGATTCATTCCCACCGCCTGGTATCCTGCGGCAGTGGTTTTCGCCGACGAATCGATTTTTGTTGCCAATACCAAAGGAATCGGATCGCGAAACAACGCCGATCCCAACAAATTCAGTGTCAAGCAATTTTTGGGTGTTGTGTCCAAAGTCGCGGTTCCAACGGACACCGAGCTTGCCCAATACACCGAAGATGCACGGCGGTTGATCCAAGTCCCGCGGATGTTGCGTCAACAAATCCAATCCGAGCGAACCAAGGTGGTCGCTCCGGTCGCGGTTCCCAAACAAGTCGGACATCCCAGTTTGATCAAACACGTGGTTTATGTGATCAAAGAGAACCGGACTTATGACCAAGTGTTGGGGGATTTGCCGCAAGGCGATGGCGAGCCAAAACTCTGTGATTATCCTCGCGCGATCACCCCCAACCATCATCGTTTGGCTGAGCAATTTGTACTGCTCGACAATTTTTACTGTAACGGTGTGAACAGCTCCGACGGACACTCCTGGGCCACCGAAGGTAATGTCACCGACCACTTGGAAAAATCGTTTGGCGGGTTTACGCGAAGTTACTCGTTTGGGGATGATCCGCTGAACTATAGCAGCACCGGATTTGTCTGGGACAACGTTCTGCTACACGGTTTAAGTTTTCGTAATTACGGCGAGATGGATTACGCAGGTACGATTCCCGAAGACGCGTCCTTTAGCCAAATCTACGAGGATTTCAAATCGGGCACTCACAAGATTGGATTTACCAAGTCGATCGGTATCGAGACGCTGGCGCGATACAGTTGCCCCAGCTATCCCGGTTGGAACATGCGGATTCCCGACGTCTTGCGTGCGAAGGCGTTCATTGATGAATTGCAAATCGCCCAGCGAAAAGGTGAATGGTACGACTTTATGATTGTCTATCTACCGCAAGACCATACATCGGGTATGTCTTCAGGAATGCCTCATCCACAGGCTCATATGGCAGACAATGACTTGGCACTCGGCCAAGTGGTCGAGGCGATTTCGAAAAGCCCATTTTGGAAGGAAACTGCGGTCTTTGTCGTCGAAGATGATCCGCAAGCCGGTTACGACCACATCGACGGACACCGTAGCGTATGCTTGGTCGCAAGTCCGTACACTCGGCGTGGAGCCGTCGTCAGCAATTTCTATAACCAAACTTCGGTGCTGCACACCATGCAGCGGATTCTGGGATTGCCGCCGATGAATCAAATGGATGCTACCGCGCCGATCATGTTTGATTGCTTCCGTGACACCCCTGATTTCACTGCGTACGAATCCGTGGTTCCCGAAACGCCGCTAAACAAGATCATGAGTGGCCCAGAGGCTTATCCCGAAAATATGAAGAAATGGTTCGTCGCGACTGCCAACGAAGATTTCGAGGGCTTTAACCGTGCAGACGAAGACACGTTGAACCGAATTTTGTGGCATGCCGCTCGTGGCGACGACGTGCCTTATCCCGCTGAATGGGCCGGTGCCCACGGCCGCGGGCTGAAGCAACGAGGGCTGATGATTAGCGAAGATGACGACGACGACTGA
- a CDS encoding DUF4349 domain-containing protein encodes MPIRHDIFWNHLLIVTTFALMVVGCGENPNSRFSGKMDMIESSAAVDSDLAATADAVSRQGQSLANVTNSTLQRDEEGSDEQSVEKEKAKRRIIYNTSLGLIVKTYSEFETSLPRLVQSVDGFISKSQTDRRYNDRQSGTWVVRVPVDRYHEFVSGVGGLGFAESRREDAQDVTEEYVDVEARVRNNRKLEERIITMLAERTGKLSDVLEIERELARVREEIERMEGRLRLLADRTSLATVTIDVREEKEYVPPAAPTFTDRIATAFGGSLRSLRQLGENVLIALTAVLPWAMVLGIPVIIVARTVRRRIYTRNAI; translated from the coding sequence ATGCCAATTCGACACGACATTTTCTGGAATCACCTGCTGATCGTCACCACGTTTGCCCTGATGGTGGTGGGATGTGGTGAGAATCCGAATTCGCGATTTTCAGGCAAGATGGACATGATCGAATCATCGGCGGCGGTCGATTCGGATCTCGCCGCCACCGCAGACGCGGTGAGTCGCCAGGGCCAAAGTTTGGCGAATGTTACAAATTCGACTTTACAGAGAGACGAGGAAGGCTCCGACGAACAATCCGTTGAAAAAGAGAAGGCGAAACGCCGCATCATCTACAACACTTCGCTTGGATTGATCGTCAAGACATACAGCGAGTTCGAAACCTCGCTGCCTCGGTTGGTCCAATCCGTCGACGGGTTCATTTCCAAAAGCCAAACCGATCGCCGCTACAACGATCGGCAAAGCGGGACGTGGGTCGTTCGCGTTCCGGTTGATCGCTATCACGAATTTGTCAGTGGTGTCGGCGGATTGGGATTTGCCGAATCACGTCGCGAGGACGCTCAGGACGTGACCGAGGAATATGTCGACGTCGAGGCTCGTGTGCGAAACAATCGCAAACTCGAAGAACGGATCATCACGATGTTAGCAGAGCGGACGGGCAAGTTGTCGGACGTTTTGGAAATCGAGCGTGAATTGGCTCGTGTGCGAGAAGAAATCGAACGCATGGAAGGTCGATTGCGATTGCTTGCCGATCGCACATCGCTGGCAACGGTGACGATCGACGTTCGCGAAGAAAAAGAGTATGTCCCGCCGGCGGCACCTACGTTCACCGACCGCATCGCAACCGCGTTCGGTGGATCGCTGCGTTCGCTACGTCAACTCGGTGAAAACGTGTTGATTGCACTGACCGCCGTCTTGCCGTGGGCGATGGTGTTGGGGATTCCCGTGATCATCGTCGCTCGGACGGTGCGGCGGCGGATTTACACTCGCAACGCGATCTAG
- the tmk gene encoding dTMP kinase, which translates to MSSASPRGVFIVIDGIDGAGKSTQVQRLCDSLRTQGFRVTQSREPTDGTWGKMIRNSATTGRLSLEDELRAFVEDRREHVSTLIQPALADGQIVVVDRYFYSTVAYQGIRGADTDALLAEMRTEFPIPDLTLFFDLPVAVALQRISETRGDAPNEFEQEEALTEIRKSFHHMAERCDEVELLDCTPSMDVVAANIASRVDQVLASR; encoded by the coding sequence ATGTCCTCTGCTTCCCCTCGCGGCGTGTTTATTGTCATTGACGGCATTGATGGCGCCGGAAAATCGACCCAAGTGCAACGGTTGTGTGACTCGCTGCGGACACAGGGGTTTCGCGTGACCCAGTCTCGTGAACCGACCGATGGGACGTGGGGAAAAATGATTCGCAACAGCGCAACGACGGGCCGTTTGTCGCTCGAAGACGAACTTCGAGCGTTTGTCGAAGATCGACGTGAACACGTTTCCACGCTGATCCAACCCGCACTTGCCGACGGCCAAATCGTCGTTGTCGATCGCTATTTTTATTCAACCGTCGCCTACCAAGGCATCCGGGGCGCCGACACCGACGCGCTGCTTGCGGAGATGAGGACCGAGTTTCCAATCCCCGATTTGACATTGTTCTTTGATTTGCCGGTCGCGGTGGCACTACAGCGGATCTCGGAAACACGCGGCGACGCACCCAATGAATTTGAACAAGAGGAAGCGCTCACCGAAATCCGTAAATCATTTCATCACATGGCCGAGCGATGTGACGAAGTGGAACTGCTTGACTGCACCCCATCGATGGACGTGGTTGCGGCCAACATCGCATCCCGCGTCGATCAAGTCCTTGCGTCGCGTTAG
- a CDS encoding response regulator, with translation MKIADSGRPAEVLLVEDNEDDVIITRRGFNKSDLPVNLHRVENGEECMQFLRKTGQYADAPTPDLILLDLNMPVKDGREVLSEIVADEQLRRLAVVVLTTSESDQDLLTMYDLRCSSYILKPVDFKEFQQVIKYIGEYWFTIVVLPNGRSE, from the coding sequence ATGAAAATCGCGGATAGTGGTCGACCAGCCGAAGTGTTGTTGGTCGAAGACAACGAAGACGACGTCATCATCACACGACGTGGGTTCAACAAATCGGACCTGCCGGTCAATCTTCATCGCGTCGAAAATGGCGAAGAGTGTATGCAGTTTCTTCGCAAAACGGGTCAATACGCCGATGCGCCGACTCCCGATCTGATTCTGCTCGATCTGAACATGCCGGTCAAAGATGGCCGCGAGGTGCTGTCGGAAATCGTCGCCGACGAGCAGCTGCGGCGGCTGGCGGTCGTCGTGCTGACGACCTCGGAATCCGACCAAGACCTGTTGACGATGTATGACTTGCGATGCAGTTCCTACATCCTGAAACCGGTCGATTTCAAAGAATTCCAGCAAGTGATCAAGTACATCGGCGAGTACTGGTTCACGATCGTCGTGCTGCCCAACGGCCGATCCGAATAA